A single genomic interval of Triticum dicoccoides isolate Atlit2015 ecotype Zavitan unplaced genomic scaffold, WEW_v2.0 scaffold145919, whole genome shotgun sequence harbors:
- the LOC119343915 gene encoding tuliposide A-converting enzyme 1, chloroplastic-like — protein sequence MAGSIWSTLLLLLNMAGALLAPSPRAPHSLRPASADDDGDIDFFFFPFLVRYKSGRVVRFVGTDPVPASVDPATSVASKDVVIDASVGLAVRLYLSSLGNGTRSGRGDRMPLVVFYHGGGFVTESAFSPTYQRYLNALVSKAGALVVSVDYHISPEHPLLVAKTTRGRPWVLRSARSGTEPWLSRRAGLTRLLLVGDSAGGNIAHNMAMRAGKEGLDGGGD from the coding sequence ATGGCGGGGAGCATCTGGTCCACGCTGTTGCTCCTGCTTAACATGGCAGGTGCGCTGCTCGCTCCCTCACCCCGCGCTCCTCATAGCCTGCGACCGGCCTCCGCCGATGATGACGGGGACATtgacttcttcttcttccccttcctggTGCGCTACAAGAGCGGACGCGTCGTGCGCTTTGTGGGCACGGACCCCGTGCCGGCCTCCGTCGACCCCGCCACCAGCGTGGCCTCCAAGGACGTGGTCATCGACGCCTCCGTGGGACTGGCCGTCCGCCTCTACCTGTCGAGCCTCGGCAACGGCACGAGGAGCGGGCGCGGCGACAGGATGCCGCTGGTCGTGTTCTACCACGGAGGCGGGTTCGTCACGGAGTCTGCCTTCTCGCCGACGTACCAGCGGTACCTCAACGCGCTCGTGTCGAAGGCCGGGGCGCTCGTCGTGTCGGTGGACTACCACATCTCGCCGGAGCACCCCCTCCTGGTGGCCAAGACGACGCGTGGACGGCCCTGGGTGCTCAGGAGCGCGCGGTCCGGGACGGAGCCCTGGCTGTCGCGCCGCGCCGGCCTGACGCGGCTGCTCCTGGTCGGCGACAGCGCCGGGGGCAACATCGCGCACAACATGGCGATGCGCGCCGGCAAGGAGGGCCTGGACGGCGGCGGGGAT